From a region of the uncultured Draconibacterium sp. genome:
- a CDS encoding Crp/Fnr family transcriptional regulator, with protein MDRQKIISRFEHTLSLIDTFDLKNEPVVLKKGELFIDYGEKNKKLGILLDGLLYASYLSDSGTEWVSRFFFPPNNFIVSNHRGFVLGKDSSEAIRAYEDSRLIFIEKDEFKNLLDENHKFERTVRILAEESYIQAMDRIHSFQSLNAEQRIRKFLVEYPELAQKLQRQHIASYLGIHRNILTRILYKL; from the coding sequence ATGGATAGACAAAAGATAATATCGCGATTTGAGCATACTCTGAGCCTGATTGATACTTTCGATTTGAAGAACGAACCGGTGGTGCTAAAAAAGGGCGAGTTATTTATTGACTACGGCGAGAAGAACAAGAAGCTGGGTATTTTGCTCGATGGTTTGCTTTACGCTTCTTACCTGTCCGACAGCGGTACCGAGTGGGTATCGCGTTTTTTCTTTCCTCCCAATAACTTTATTGTTAGCAATCACCGCGGATTTGTGTTGGGTAAAGATTCAAGCGAAGCCATTCGTGCCTACGAAGACTCACGCCTGATTTTTATTGAAAAGGATGAGTTTAAGAATTTGCTCGATGAAAATCATAAATTCGAACGTACGGTGCGTATTCTTGCCGAAGAAAGTTACATTCAGGCGATGGATCGTATTCACTCGTTCCAGTCGCTGAACGCCGAGCAACGAATTCGTAAATTTTTAGTAGAATACCCTGAGCTGGCACAAAAATTACAGCGGCAGCACATTGCTTCCTATCTCGGTATTCACAGAAACATCTTAACCCGTATCCTTTATAAATTGTAG
- a CDS encoding pyridoxal phosphate-dependent aminotransferase, producing MNNSPLDKKLVEDKIAQLRIPDIGKASIREIVALVNMVEEASDFKYIRMEMGVPGLPPAKVGVEAEKEALDRGVSAVYPMVDGIKPLKEESSKFIKNFLNVDVAPAGCIPTTGSMQGTYAAFMAAGNCDKKKDTVLFIDPGFPVQKQQMMVLGQKYETFDVFNYRGEKLKEKLESFLAKGNINSIVYSNPNNPAWICFTDEELQIIGELANKYDVIVMEDLAYFGMDFRTDFSKPGEAPYPPSVAHYTDNYVLFISSSKIFSYAGQRIGVMAISDKLFNRDYPDLQERFKGTTFGATITLRLLYSLSSGTCHSAQWALAAMFKAANEGEFNFVDGVKAYGERAKEMKRLFHENGFKVVYENDLGVPIADGFYFTIGYPGMTGNELVANLLFYGISAIALDNTGSDEEGIRACVSFVLPHQFGDLEERLKLFNENFSK from the coding sequence ATGAATAATTCACCTCTCGACAAAAAACTTGTTGAAGATAAGATAGCGCAATTGCGCATTCCCGATATTGGCAAAGCATCCATCCGCGAAATTGTAGCCCTGGTAAATATGGTTGAAGAAGCCAGCGATTTTAAATACATTCGCATGGAAATGGGTGTGCCCGGTTTGCCGCCGGCAAAAGTTGGTGTTGAAGCCGAAAAAGAAGCGCTCGACCGCGGTGTATCGGCTGTTTACCCAATGGTTGACGGAATAAAACCATTAAAGGAAGAATCATCGAAATTCATTAAAAACTTCCTGAATGTTGATGTAGCACCTGCAGGTTGTATCCCAACTACCGGATCGATGCAGGGAACATACGCTGCTTTTATGGCGGCCGGTAACTGCGATAAAAAGAAAGACACCGTTTTGTTTATCGATCCCGGATTTCCGGTGCAGAAACAACAAATGATGGTGCTGGGCCAGAAATACGAAACTTTTGATGTTTTTAATTACCGTGGCGAAAAGCTGAAGGAAAAACTGGAATCGTTTCTTGCAAAAGGAAACATCAATTCCATTGTTTACTCTAACCCGAACAACCCGGCGTGGATCTGCTTTACCGATGAGGAATTACAGATTATTGGCGAATTGGCCAATAAATACGATGTGATTGTAATGGAAGACCTGGCGTATTTCGGTATGGATTTCCGAACCGATTTTTCGAAACCGGGTGAAGCACCATACCCGCCGTCGGTTGCTCATTATACCGATAATTATGTGTTGTTTATCAGTAGCTCGAAAATATTTTCTTATGCCGGTCAGCGTATTGGCGTAATGGCCATTTCCGATAAATTGTTTAACCGCGATTATCCCGATCTGCAGGAGCGTTTTAAAGGAACAACCTTTGGAGCTACTATCACTTTACGTCTGTTGTATTCGCTTTCGTCGGGTACTTGTCATTCGGCGCAGTGGGCACTGGCTGCCATGTTTAAAGCGGCCAACGAAGGAGAATTCAATTTTGTGGATGGTGTAAAAGCCTATGGCGAACGTGCCAAAGAAATGAAACGCCTTTTCCATGAAAACGGTTTTAAGGTAGTTTACGAAAACGATTTGGGCGTACCAATTGCCGATGGTTTCTATTTCACAATTGGTTATCCGGGTATGACAGGAAACGAATTGGTTGCCAACTTACTTTTCTACGGAATTAGTGCCATTGCACTTGATAATACCGGTAGCGATGAAGAAGGTATCCGCGCTTGTGTTTCATTTGTGTTGCCGCATCAGTTTGGCGACCTGGAGGAGCGCTTGAAATTGTTTAACGAGAATTTTTCAAAATAA
- a CDS encoding flavodoxin, which produces MSKIAIFYGPEGGSVNRVADKIQELIGEDKVEMVAVKNASAADLEKYDKIIFGLSTVGKDTWDSSFSNNDWGKFLPEISKVDYSNKTVAIFGLGDHVTYAHAFVDHIGLLGKELMKNDAVLVGPVDTEGYEFDESDAVVDGKFIGLPLDEDFEPEMTDERVAAWIEQIKPDFGL; this is translated from the coding sequence ATGAGTAAAATAGCAATTTTTTACGGTCCTGAAGGTGGATCGGTGAACCGCGTGGCAGACAAAATACAAGAACTAATTGGCGAAGATAAAGTGGAGATGGTAGCAGTAAAAAATGCTTCGGCTGCCGACCTGGAGAAATACGATAAGATAATTTTTGGTCTTTCTACTGTTGGAAAAGACACCTGGGATTCGAGTTTCTCAAATAACGACTGGGGAAAATTCTTACCCGAAATTTCAAAAGTAGATTACAGCAACAAAACAGTAGCTATTTTTGGTTTAGGTGATCATGTAACCTACGCGCATGCTTTTGTTGACCATATTGGTTTACTGGGAAAAGAGCTGATGAAAAACGATGCTGTATTGGTTGGGCCGGTTGACACTGAAGGTTACGAGTTCGACGAATCGGACGCAGTAGTAGACGGAAAGTTCATTGGGTTACCGCTTGACGAAGATTTTGAGCCGGAGATGACTGACGAACGTGTGGCAGCCTGGATTGAGCAGATTAAACCTGATTTCGGATTATAA
- a CDS encoding prephenate dehydratase translates to MKRIAIQGIAGSFHEDAARRYFDEEIEVVECKTFTTVCEMIDNDQVDYAVMAIENSIAGSLLNNYQLIRDYHLRIIGEIYIHIQMNLLVNEGVKPEDIKDIHSHPIALRQCMEYIEHNYPNAQLHEKLDTAASSKLVADKNLKDGASIANLRSAELYGLSVLDTGIETNKKNYTRFWVLSKHGNPTEGSNKASVCFEVGHFYGSLAAVLNTFAKNEINLTKIQSVPKIGKPNEYMFHVDIEWEKPENYDRAIHQVLKCASSLSILGEYQKGNLHNE, encoded by the coding sequence ATGAAACGGATAGCAATTCAAGGAATAGCCGGCTCTTTTCACGAGGATGCGGCCAGACGATATTTTGATGAAGAGATTGAGGTGGTTGAGTGTAAGACATTTACTACCGTATGCGAGATGATTGATAACGACCAGGTGGATTATGCCGTTATGGCCATTGAAAACTCCATTGCCGGTAGTTTATTGAATAATTACCAGCTGATTCGCGATTATCATTTGCGCATTATTGGCGAGATTTATATTCATATACAAATGAATTTACTCGTGAATGAAGGAGTGAAACCGGAGGATATTAAAGATATACACTCGCACCCCATTGCCTTGCGCCAGTGTATGGAGTACATCGAACACAATTATCCTAACGCGCAGTTGCACGAAAAACTTGATACGGCAGCATCCTCGAAACTGGTGGCTGATAAAAACTTGAAAGATGGTGCATCGATTGCTAACCTGCGCTCGGCCGAGTTGTATGGATTGAGTGTTCTGGATACCGGAATTGAAACCAACAAAAAGAACTACACCCGCTTTTGGGTTTTGTCGAAACATGGCAACCCAACAGAGGGAAGCAATAAAGCATCGGTGTGTTTTGAAGTGGGGCATTTTTACGGATCGCTGGCAGCGGTGTTGAATACCTTTGCCAAAAATGAGATTAACCTCACCAAAATTCAATCGGTACCAAAAATTGGTAAACCCAACGAATATATGTTCCATGTTGATATTGAGTGGGAAAAACCCGAAAACTACGATCGCGCTATTCACCAGGTGCTGAAATGTGCATCGAGCCTGTCGATTTTAGGCGAATATCAAAAAGGAAACCTACATAATGAATAA
- a CDS encoding arylsulfatase has product MKNLFLIICVINVLCLSACSTKTSEQQHPNIIYILADDLGYGDISAFNEQGKIQTPNIDKLATDGIRFTDAHTTSAVCTPTRYGILTGRYNWRSPLKWGVLTGKSKALIPQSRKTVAKMLQENNYTTAFIGKWHLGWDWAIKDEADNGGEGWSPEDFDNIDFSKPVKNGPKELGFDYSYGHSASLDMAPYVYVENGMPTQVPDSMSVNTGKYSWWREGPTSADFIHEDVTPNFFRKSFTYIKEMSGQEKPFFLYLALPSPHTPILPTEEWQGKSGLNPYGDFVMMVDDYVGQMQQIIKEAGIEENTIVIFTSDNGCAPAAKIEELTAKGHYPSYIYRGHKADIFEGGHRVPFIVKWPGKITPGSLSGHTICTTDLMATCAEIIGYQLADNEGEDSFSMLPLIDETIHNQPIREAMVHHSINGSFAIRKGPWKLNLCPGSGGWSYPRPENKEVIDTLPKYQLYNLENDPGETNNLYLTNKEKADELKALLTKYIVEGRSTPGVPQQNDPIDFDWQQVDFINE; this is encoded by the coding sequence ATGAAGAACTTATTCCTGATAATTTGTGTGATTAATGTACTTTGTTTAAGTGCATGTTCAACAAAAACCAGCGAGCAACAACATCCCAACATCATTTATATTTTAGCCGACGACCTTGGCTACGGCGACATATCAGCTTTTAACGAGCAGGGGAAAATACAAACTCCGAATATCGACAAACTGGCTACTGATGGCATACGATTTACTGATGCACACACCACTTCGGCAGTTTGCACACCCACCCGCTATGGCATTTTAACAGGCCGTTACAATTGGCGGAGTCCGTTAAAATGGGGCGTACTTACCGGCAAATCAAAAGCACTAATTCCGCAAAGCCGGAAGACTGTGGCTAAAATGTTACAGGAAAACAACTATACAACAGCATTTATCGGGAAATGGCATTTGGGCTGGGACTGGGCCATAAAGGATGAAGCAGATAACGGTGGCGAAGGTTGGAGTCCGGAAGATTTCGATAACATCGATTTTTCGAAACCTGTGAAAAATGGCCCGAAAGAATTGGGATTTGACTATTCTTACGGGCACAGCGCCTCACTGGATATGGCTCCCTACGTTTATGTAGAGAATGGCATGCCCACACAAGTTCCCGATTCGATGAGTGTAAACACCGGCAAATACTCGTGGTGGCGTGAAGGGCCCACATCGGCCGACTTTATTCACGAGGATGTTACGCCTAATTTTTTTCGTAAATCATTTACGTACATAAAAGAAATGTCAGGGCAGGAGAAACCGTTCTTTTTGTACCTGGCACTGCCCTCTCCTCACACGCCCATTTTACCCACCGAAGAGTGGCAGGGTAAAAGTGGACTAAATCCCTACGGCGATTTTGTGATGATGGTTGATGACTATGTTGGACAAATGCAACAAATAATAAAAGAAGCAGGAATTGAAGAAAATACGATTGTGATTTTTACCAGCGATAATGGTTGCGCTCCGGCTGCAAAAATTGAGGAACTGACTGCAAAAGGCCACTACCCCAGTTACATTTATCGGGGGCACAAAGCTGACATTTTTGAGGGAGGCCACCGTGTTCCGTTTATCGTAAAATGGCCGGGAAAAATTACTCCGGGATCATTGTCGGGCCATACAATCTGCACCACCGACCTGATGGCAACATGCGCCGAAATTATTGGCTACCAACTGGCAGACAACGAAGGAGAAGACAGTTTCAGTATGTTACCCTTGATCGACGAAACCATCCACAACCAGCCCATTCGTGAGGCAATGGTACACCATTCTATCAACGGCAGTTTTGCCATTAGGAAAGGTCCGTGGAAACTGAATCTATGCCCAGGCTCGGGAGGATGGAGTTACCCGAGGCCGGAAAACAAAGAAGTTATTGATACACTCCCGAAGTACCAGTTGTATAATCTGGAAAACGATCCGGGCGAAACCAACAACCTCTACCTAACCAACAAGGAAAAGGCTGATGAACTAAAGGCGCTGTTGACGAAATACATCGTTGAAGGACGAAGTACTCCGGGAGTACCGCAACAAAACGATCCGATCGATTTCGACTGGCAACAAGTAGATTTTATTAATGAGTAA